A single window of Limnothrix sp. FACHB-406 DNA harbors:
- a CDS encoding type ISP restriction/modification enzyme, protein MSAFWLGDWDMSRLLINEYYKRLERLRGASTNEGVTSGAFLLLLSSYCDRRSYQLVTQLSRHTSRGNLIRFDGVVQNYLHFDLGYWEAKDEKDDLDQEIEAKFDKGYPNDNILFENTREAILYQNGSEVSRIDLAKPDELDNCLNQFLDYERPEVKGFRQAIEKFREDLPQIVEVLRETIAQEETSNQRFLELRDRFWETCKTSINPQITLFDVQEILIQHILSEDIFLNVFNDAQFHRDNNIARQVQSVVDTFFTGGLRRNVLKSIDHYYGVIRQQSAAIADHREKQEFLKSVYENFYKAYNPKAADRLGIVYTPSEIVKFMIQGTNYLLEKHFDRLLSDAGVKILDPATGTGTFITELIEYLPVRSLEQKYREDLFCNEVAILPYYIANLNIEYCYQQKTGTYEEFNNICFLDTLDHAGLKEEQKDLFSISVENTERIRRQNAEDLTVIIGNPPYNAWQENFNLRNPNRPYKEIDQRVKETYIKKGTAQNQIAVYDMYVRFYRWAADRLRGQGIISFITNRSFINSRAFDGVRKCFFEEFDYIYLLDLGGDVRENPKLSGTTHNVFGIQAGVAIAFCVKLPVEPGEKRNCRIFYIDQPEMATAKEKLRFLAESSLELLAKSEMVRIRPDAKQNWINQTDNDFDQLLPLVDKEVKAGRGDRCVFRLFSRGVATGRDEWVYDFSLDSLNEKIEYIIDDYKNCLQSSRQEISRIKWDEKLSRTFQNMIPVLLDRKNFKRAWYRPFQTINLYFDEVLNSRTGEFSKIFVSESSNLAISLTAPGSQKSFVSLIVDSIADWHFVGAAAGTQCLPVYTYDRDGNRSENITDWALQQFRDNYQDSQIQRLDIFHYTYAVLHHPAYRQKYEINLKRDFPRLPLYADFWQWANWGRDLMDWHINYEVIEPYPLDRTDLPPDEKANPPKLKADKTKGTIQIDRLTTLSGIPPIAWNYKLGNRSAIEWVLDQHKEKTPKDPTIRELFNTYRFADYKERAIDLIQRVCTVSIKTMEIVQQMPAESVHQPRVF, encoded by the coding sequence ATGTCCGCATTTTGGCTGGGAGATTGGGATATGTCGCGCCTGCTAATCAATGAGTACTACAAGCGGTTAGAGCGTTTGCGCGGGGCCAGTACTAATGAAGGTGTAACCAGCGGTGCATTTTTATTGCTTTTGTCGTCCTATTGTGATCGACGAAGCTATCAACTAGTTACTCAGCTCAGTCGCCATACTTCTAGAGGCAATCTGATCAGATTTGATGGTGTAGTACAGAACTACCTGCACTTTGATTTGGGCTATTGGGAAGCAAAAGATGAAAAGGATGATCTAGATCAGGAAATCGAAGCAAAATTCGACAAGGGTTATCCAAACGATAACATCCTGTTTGAAAATACAAGAGAAGCAATCTTATATCAAAATGGCTCTGAAGTTTCTAGGATTGACCTAGCCAAACCTGACGAACTCGATAATTGTCTCAATCAGTTTTTAGATTATGAGCGGCCGGAGGTGAAGGGATTCCGGCAGGCGATCGAGAAGTTTCGGGAGGATTTGCCGCAAATTGTGGAGGTCTTGCGGGAAACGATTGCCCAGGAAGAAACCAGCAACCAGCGTTTTTTGGAGTTGCGCGATCGGTTTTGGGAAACTTGCAAAACGTCGATCAATCCGCAAATTACGCTGTTTGATGTGCAGGAAATTTTGATTCAGCATATTTTGTCTGAGGATATTTTCCTGAATGTGTTTAATGACGCGCAATTTCACCGGGACAACAACATTGCGCGGCAAGTGCAATCGGTGGTGGATACGTTTTTTACGGGTGGGTTGCGGCGAAATGTGCTGAAGTCGATCGACCACTATTACGGGGTGATTCGGCAGCAGTCGGCGGCGATCGCGGATCATCGCGAGAAGCAAGAGTTTCTGAAGTCGGTTTACGAAAATTTCTACAAGGCTTATAACCCGAAGGCGGCCGATCGGCTGGGGATTGTCTACACGCCGTCGGAAATTGTCAAGTTCATGATCCAGGGGACAAATTACCTGCTGGAGAAACATTTCGATCGGCTGTTGTCTGATGCAGGGGTGAAGATTCTTGATCCGGCGACGGGCACGGGGACGTTTATCACGGAGTTGATTGAATATTTGCCGGTGCGATCGCTGGAGCAAAAATATCGGGAGGATTTGTTTTGCAATGAGGTGGCGATTTTGCCGTACTACATTGCGAATTTGAATATTGAATATTGCTATCAGCAGAAAACTGGAACGTATGAGGAGTTCAACAATATTTGCTTTTTGGATACGTTGGATCATGCGGGGTTGAAGGAGGAGCAAAAGGATCTGTTTTCGATTTCGGTGGAAAATACGGAACGGATTCGGCGGCAAAATGCGGAAGATTTGACGGTGATTATTGGCAATCCGCCCTATAACGCTTGGCAGGAAAATTTTAATCTCCGCAATCCAAATCGTCCTTACAAGGAAATTGATCAACGGGTTAAAGAAACCTATATCAAAAAAGGAACAGCCCAGAATCAGATCGCTGTTTACGATATGTATGTGCGGTTTTATCGTTGGGCAGCCGATCGGTTGCGTGGTCAGGGAATCATTTCGTTTATTACGAATCGATCATTCATTAACTCTCGGGCTTTTGATGGCGTTCGGAAGTGCTTTTTTGAGGAATTTGACTATATTTACTTGCTGGATTTAGGGGGTGATGTGCGCGAAAATCCGAAGCTTTCGGGTACAACGCACAATGTGTTTGGAATTCAAGCGGGCGTGGCGATCGCCTTTTGTGTGAAGTTGCCAGTTGAACCGGGCGAAAAGCGCAATTGCCGAATTTTCTACATCGATCAGCCAGAAATGGCGACGGCGAAGGAAAAGCTGCGATTTTTGGCTGAAAGCTCACTGGAATTGTTGGCAAAGTCCGAGATGGTGCGGATTAGACCCGATGCGAAACAAAACTGGATTAATCAGACGGACAACGATTTTGATCAGTTGTTGCCGCTGGTTGATAAGGAAGTGAAGGCAGGCCGGGGCGATCGATGTGTCTTTCGTCTATTTTCACGCGGCGTTGCAACAGGACGTGATGAGTGGGTTTATGATTTCTCTCTCGATTCATTGAACGAAAAAATTGAATACATTATCGACGACTATAAAAATTGCCTGCAAAGCTCTCGTCAAGAAATTTCAAGAATCAAATGGGATGAGAAGCTATCCAGAACATTCCAAAACATGATTCCTGTTCTTTTAGATAGGAAAAATTTCAAAAGAGCTTGGTATCGACCTTTTCAGACAATAAATCTCTATTTCGATGAAGTTTTAAATTCTAGAACTGGCGAATTTTCAAAGATTTTTGTTTCTGAGTCTAGCAATCTTGCAATTTCTCTGACTGCTCCTGGATCGCAAAAGTCTTTTGTGAGCCTGATAGTTGATTCGATTGCAGATTGGCATTTTGTTGGAGCAGCAGCAGGCACTCAATGCTTGCCAGTTTATACCTACGATCGCGATGGCAATCGCAGCGAAAACATCACCGACTGGGCGCTGCAACAATTCCGCGACAACTATCAGGATTCACAGATTCAACGGCTCGATATTTTTCATTACACCTACGCCGTTTTGCACCATCCCGCCTATCGGCAAAAATACGAAATCAACCTCAAACGCGACTTTCCCCGACTGCCCCTCTATGCAGACTTTTGGCAATGGGCAAATTGGGGCCGCGACCTGATGGATTGGCATATCAATTACGAAGTGATCGAACCCTATCCCCTCGATCGCACCGACCTGCCCCCCGACGAAAAAGCCAACCCACCCAAACTGAAAGCCGACAAAACCAAAGGAACCATTCAAATCGATCGGCTCACCACCCTCAGCGGCATTCCCCCGATCGCTTGGAACTACAAACTTGGCAACCGCAGCGCGATCGAATGGGTCTTAGATCAACACAAAGAAAAGACCCCCAAAGACCCAACGATTCGCGAACTGTTTAATACTTATCGCTTTGCCGACTACAAAGAACGGGCGATCGATTTGATTCAGCGCGTCTGTACCGTTAGCATCAAAACTATGGAAATCGTGCAACAAATGCCCGCTGAATCGGTGCATCAGCCGCGAGTTTTCTGA